The stretch of DNA TTAATGATAAAATCTcataatttaaacatttttaacatGAGAAATACATAAAATGAGACTTATAAGAGTACTCCTAAAGtaagaaaaaggatttaaaactCACTTATTTCCTTCCGAACCGAAAAACGTCCCAATTGACTCGCTGGCATATTCAACTTCTACGGGGGTGCTCTCTTTGCTGTACAACGCTGAATTGGGGCTCTGATGGAGGGCCCCCGTGTCACAGTCCGATGAAAACATGTTGAGTCGTCGTTTGGCACGTTTTTCCAGTAAATCCGCAGAAAGCAAGAGGAAATCCAGCACGAAATGTTCACACAGAAGTCCACGCAAAAAATTGATATATTCTCaactttgacgtttcttttgacgttttattttgacatttaCTGTTCAGTCAAAAACAATCTAAAATAGAGGAAAATGGggtaatttcattcaattttgaaaaaattttatcaaaaagcttaaatttataaaaaatgttatttaaaaaaagatttctaaagagatttaatataaattaaaacgaAACAtagtttatatttatttatatactttattctcatttttaattctaattatacataatacaattattacatttaaaaaagtccaatatttatttcacCAATAACACAATTTAGTTGAAATAGTCCATCCACTATGCATTTCTGGAACTAATGTAATAAGGATGTTTCTCTTTTTGGACTAAATAATGTTGCGCCagaataatgataaaaaaataattatataacgtgtattaaaaattgaaagtaaataaaacTGAAAACCTCTCAATCTTAAATATAGTGCTGcatgatttcatttttttgttttaatcttaatcattcgttaaaatttcaatctaaaattcatttagtcacaaaaattacattcttttttttttgctagcTGTTTTCTGTTATCACAAAGAAGccattgtgaattttttgacgtttctttgacacatgcaaaaatttcttgtcaAAGATGtgtcaaaaaattgcaaaagccTTCTTTAGATAACTTTTAGctgaaaaaattatcttttttgtattttttttttgtctctagTTTTCTAGCATCCTATGAACTCTCATATATATGTAGATTTCTATCCCTTTTCTGCGAAGGGATTACAGAATATACATGATTGTGGTAAGaaatgcttatttttttttctttcattttgttcttACTTGCAAAAccagaaataataaaaattatttttttgttgaaatttaaaaggaCCGTTTGGGTAAATAGAGAAAAGGGAGATGTGGTtccatttgttttttttgtatgatcCTACAGTGAGTTCCCAGAATCAATCTGGTTTGTAAAACTCATTTAGAACCTCTTGCCGTAGACATTCTCATCGGAGTAGACAATGTAGAGGAAACAGTCTTCTTCGTGATGCTCCTGGTACAGAGATCCCATTGATGCGGATGTGGGCGGAATCACATTGTTGACAAAGAAGAAGAGAGCATCCTCAGGACGCAAGTGAATTCGCTTGCGGATGAGAAAGTAGAATTGGCCAACAGTCAAATCAGACGGCACAAGGTACTTCTTCTTGTCCAAATCCCCAATTCTCGCCTTTGGTGCCTTCTCCACAATTACCTTCAATATAGAAATAATTCCTTTCTGTAATTccttatcttttattttaaaaatttcaggtGCACACGTAATCGCGAAATGTTGTGCACGGTGATAAGAGGGTGGGAGGGAGGGAGGCTGTGCTAAAAGTATGCCACATGTGAAAACCTCtttgtttcatttcttttataagcGGATTGTTCACCTGGATGATTTACAGCATGACACAGAAAAGATCATTTAGAATAGAAATGGGGAATCTCTCAATGTTTAGAAGTGGATTTGTTTAGTGGAATATTTACTAGTTGACCGACCTTTAAAGGTCAAGAATGATACTTCAGGATGTTTGATTAAATTATCAAgtctgagaaattttaaataataaattaaatggagaaaaaaagagttagAATACTTTTATTCTTCCGGAACTTCCAGGAACAATTAAGACATTCCAAAGAAATCAGAATAGAATGCAAGGAAAGAAGGAGATATCTCAATCTTGTCAACatgataaaatgcaaaatgaaacCTCAATAAAATAGTAAGTATACTTTGTGGGTTATTCCATGCACCTTATCgatgaaaaacaaagaaaacacCACATTTATATCTAATTTAGTAAACACATTATTCGTATATTGTTCTCTTGTCGATTAATTcgtaaattatatttcatttaaaaatccaCTTCAAGCGTAAAATTTGTGCAACTTCCTGCAGTTTTTCAGGTTTCAAATTTTTGGAAAGAGGACTCAATAGAATAGAGATAAAATGCGATTTCTTGCTTTTGGCTCTGATAAGAATATCCCAAGAAAAATGGCCCAAAGTCTTGGTGTTTGATTAGATGGCTTAATATTTggtgtaagaaaaaagaaaagcataaaCATTTTGTGAGTGCGCAGAGACTATGAGTCATCAATTGGTGGTCTCCCAAAGCAAACTAATCATGTCTACGGAAGGCCAAAGTTTAGAAGAGTCataaaaaaactcaacgaagggaaaatttgcatttaagtAAATAAGAAGGAACCGAAGAAACTGATTTATGATTGCACCCTACTGAGTACTCCTAAATCCTTCCGGGAAGCAATGGTACTGACTAGCTGGGATGTGATATTCTTGCATAGAAAAGGTTAAAGCAAGAGGTAGAGgtatattttttccattttcatacCTGAATTATAAGTTCATTTATGTACTTATATAATCCAATAAGCTTTGAAATACATTCTTAGCATGAACAGAAACAATGAAACATTATCATTATGGTTTCATGCAttaaaagattcaaaaaacacaaaaggtgacgtcattctttgcattttaagGTAAATAGGGTAAATATTGTCTCTTCTGAGCTTAAGGATAATTAAGAAActattttgaagatttcttattcttttcttaatcCTGCATAATATTTCCAGTTACAAGCGAAGTTAGAACCAAAGTTAGAACCTTTAGAATAGAACCCAAAACTCTAGCTTacaagagaataaattaagtGGGTCAATTTGgaatagaattattatttcttgtgaattttgtcAGATtccgaaaaattaaaatattttcaaaacaaatccTGTTTTAGAAGCTATCAACCATATCAGCCTTGCCCTAATCTCCCCTATAGAGAAATggaagattattattttatttttctattgatttgcgcatttacttttcttttgcagtcaacaaattattatttttctcgtgaAAACATCTTACGTAAAAGtcgagaaaaattgaagaaaattaccaagaaaatcaagaaaattaaacttttggCCTACTTCGatgcaataaaaaatcgaTAAAGAAACAAAGCAGTCaggaaagttctttttattatgTTCTAAACTTAATTCCTTCCCGGAAAAGCCCTTGAATTATGTGAAAAGCCCCCGCGGGTTCGCTTTGAGAGCCCTCACTACAAGCCAATGTTGCTAGTAATCAGCTGATTGGGGGTTTGCCAACAAAAATAGCTCGAGGAGGTGTATGAGAAAAAAGAGCCAACATAAATAAAGCACAAAGAAAATCGACAGAGACAATGGCCTTGGGAAGAATTCACTCCTCGCAATTTTCGTATGTTTGGGGCAGGTGAAAATCCCCTTAGGAGGATACTACGGACCTTAGGGTGCCGTTGAGGTCTCTGTCGAGCCCTAATGTGATGGGGAAATGGAATTTCGCAACAATAAATAGTATTTGCGTCGCAGAAAATGTCCGCCATTGAGgtgagaaaaactttctctgCCAATTTCAGGTACTTACAGGAACACGATCCGGATATTTCCTGCGGATTTTGTCACCCTCGGCACGTCTCTTCTCAAAGGGATGCTCCTCCTTGTATTGGAACTTCATTTTTTACcagaaaaatttacttttttcgcAGCTGATTCACTTTTGCTTACacgaacttttttcttttctttttttttacacactgACACACCTTGCGCCGCCTGGTGGTAAAATTTAACCGAAAAGATCCGAATTCTTTTTTCGTATTCGGTCGTTGTTTCTGATTGTGTGAATGAAATGACATAGTATAGTTTTGTGTGAGAGAACAAGAAGGGAAATAACCTAACTGCATtcttttcgtcttttttttttggcggtTGCAGgtctttttttatcttatttttacCAGAGAATGGAAAAAACTAAGATAGGAAGGCACATCTTGTTTTAAAGAGGAGAATCCGAACAGACTTACGACCTTTTCTTGTTTCGCTGAAAAACATCTTATAGAAAACACTCATATCTGCTTCTTTTGAACGTTCTCCGGAAAGGATGGCTGAGATGGCTACAGAAAGAATATCTTTACTAGGCGGGAAGTGAGACATCGCTCCAGGAAGACATGGAAAGATCTTAAAAGATAAGGAATTTTCTAATGCGCCTTATTGAACGTTGATTTCTATACACTGTGCagagttttatatttttgttgacAAAGTTTTCCCAATCAATTACCTGCCTGAGGAAGGAATAAAAAGCCTTCGAAACGTCGCAGATATATAATGTTTGAGAAAATGCTGAAGGTCGCAAACCATGCCCTCCCACACTATAAACCATCAGGAATTACTTATCTACTATACGTTCCAGTCTAAACATTAATACACTTCAAGGATGAAGAAGTCTCGTGTGAAATGGAAtaatgtagcaaaaaaaaaaggctgtgtctgaaagaaacacagctaaaacatttaatttttgaatatttgtcTATTTAGCTCATTTAGCTCATTTAGCTAACAAATGACTTATAAAAAGAGCCATAGAGAGGCAGAAGAACGACATTATTGTCAATTGAGCCAGCTTCCTTGCTCCATTTCCGGGATTTCCGAGATCCAACTGATCAAGAAGATCCTTTGGCACATCCACGTACACCTTATCAATGCCCACGGCAAAGATGAGACTCCTTAGCTTCGCCACGTCAACATTATCATTCTCACTAGACCAAATGGTCAGGGTGACGGTGTTGGTTTCATTGAATGCCTTCATGAGGTTCGTGAGTTGTGTTTGACTTTGAGCAGCAATTCCCGCGCGAACTGGAAAGGTGATTGGATGACTAGAACGCGGGATTCCATTGTCCCGTATTGCTGAGCTCATACTATCAATTTGATCATCTGTATAGGTGCCTTCGGTAAAGTCCGGACCCCATCTTGTTGTCCATCCAATTGAGAGAATAGCCTCTGGAAATGCCCTGCATCCGGATAGGAAAGAATTTGCATCTACTGGATTTGTCCCAGTATTGTTGACGGGGCCGCGGATTATATCAGCATTCAGCCACACGGGGTAGTTCATGAATGACCACAAGTCAGTTAACATAGCCAGGGAACCCGTAAAAACCTCCGTAGACTTAAAGTCTAGCTTCACGCCCTTCGTCCTTCCTGCATTCTGGCCGTTGTGATCGAGTATTTGTTGGAGGAAGCTACTAAGGGAGATATCGGATGTATTAACGGGAGGATGCCCCATTACAGGAATTTCCGGACCATTGGGATCACTAATGAGGTGCCCAAGAACAATGTCAGCTTCAATCATATCGATATTGCTGGCCAAGGTTGCTGTTAGGAGTTCTTGACTGTTAACAGCATGAGCCCACGTGATTGCTGTGAGGTTCTCAGCCCCCACAACCATCGTAATCCCTACGAGAAAATCCCCATTAATCATCCAGAAAACAAATAACTTGGACATCAATACAAATTCAGATAAAGCATCACATCGACAGTTTTACCTGAAGTACCATCATGGGCAGATAAATTGAGTAGCAATGAATATAAGAATGTGATAAGAGAGGTGATAAGGCTTACTGAAGATGACTAAAAGGAGGACAAAGGAACAAGGATTCGTTGATTTAGCTAACCTTGGACTAAGAGAACCGAAATTGCAGCTAACAAAATCATATTTGGATGCCAAAAGAAAAAGTCTTCACTACAAAAACACCATGCTTatttaccaaattaatttggaaaagTGCTGAGAAAATGCGAAAGAAACTGAGGAAATCTCacaacaattaatttatattaggGTGTCCAAGATGTTCCTCATGATCATAATGTTCTTGAGATAATTTTGATACGACTTCAGATTCATAAAGTAACTGCCACCTGACTTTAAACCGTTGGAGATTGgattaagtaaaattaattgtaaggACCAACCtggaagataaaaaaaaattaaaagaaaagtctttaaCCCACCTGTTGAAGCGTCGTTGACACACACTGATCAAATTACCGGAATGGATCGATTTTATGAGTCGCCAAAGTGTGGCAACAGTCAAGCCTTAAGAATGCCTCCAATCGgcttatttaattcaattactGCCCTCAATACAGCTCCGCATCCACGAGAACCTCAAAGAGAAACAAACTTCTGAATCACTTTCAGTTTAACTTTTGCCGGGAAAAGTCGCAAGAAAATGGGTAAAGACGACGCTGAGGTTGCAGCTCTGCGTGATGAACTCAAAGGATTGTATGAACAGTTAAAGGAAGAGCAGAAAAAAGTGGCTGATTGTAGCCTAGTGGATAAATGTGGAGATGTGGGTGGAGTTTCTAAGCTCCATATAACCAcgaagaaattcctcaaaggTCACATTAATAAAGTGAATTCTGTGCACTTTGCTGGTGATTCTCGTCACTGCGTAACCGGATCTCTAGATGGGAAGCTCATAATTTGGGACACTTGGACAGGCAATAAAGTTCAGGTGATCCCATTGCGTTCATCCTGGGTAATGAGTGTGGCTTTCTCTACATCTGGGAACTTTGTTGGTGAGTCCTGGTTGAAGAAaacttagattttttttagagctaCATATACTGAAAATACTTTGAATCTACAGCTTGTGGAGGAATGGATAACATGTGTACGGTTTACGATCTCAATAATCGTGATGCAACTGGTACGGCAAAGATTGTAAGAGAACTTGCGGGATACGAAGGTTTTCTGAGCTCTTGTCGTTTCCTGGATGATAGAAACATCCTAACTGGCTCTGGAGATatgaaaatgtaagaaaagcTAGCTTTTTAGCTTTGatcctttttttccaaaatggcTGACACGCAGAGGATGCtaacctaaaaataaatttttcaaagatgcGTCTGGGAATTGGAAACAGGTAAGAAGACAGCGGATTTTGAAGCTCACGCTGGAGACGTTGTGTCCATCTCCTTGTCACCCGATGGGAAGCAATATGTGACGGGATCTGTGGATAAAACGTGCAAATTGTGGGATGTACGAGAGCAGAGCCCCCGACAGACATTCTATGGGCACGAAGCTGATGTGAATAGTGTTTGCTTCCATCCAGGTGGGCAGGCTTTTGCAACGGCAAGCGAGGACAAGACAGCACGTCTCTTTGATATTCGTTCAGATCAGCAAGTGTGTCAGTATGAGCCACCAAATAAATCCAGTGGATTCACTTCTTGCGGTTagtctaattttttttgtgggaaattatAGGTTCTTTGTGATTTACAATGCCTCTGTTTGGCTTTTCTAGCTCTGTCTCTCAGTGGACGGTACATCCTCTGTGGGAGTGATGATAACAACATCCACTACTGGGATACTCTCAAAGGAAACCATCTTGGTTCTCTTCCCGGACATGAGAATCGCGTTACTTCTATCTCAATGTCACCCAATGGCATGGCTCTTGCTTCATGCAGCTGGGATAATAATGTTAGAATCTGGGTTTGAGCagattgtaattttattttaatcgattcgttaaataaataaaaatcatttctcatcaattgaaatattaaaatcagAAATTAAGTGTTTTTATTATAGGTTAAGAAGTGTTTTTGAGCTTATACAGAAGTTTTCGTATTAGAGGATCCCAGCCTCTGATTAATCGGGTACTTTGTGGttgtttttctaattttccatGCTAAAAAGTTATAGGGCTTCTGAAATCCTATCATTTGAATCCACTTTCATCAAAATCCAGGCCCTGTACACGGTCTACTTTGTTTTGAAgttgaagagcaaaaatggctcactttttgtatgggaatttttcgcctttggtaataaaattataattttttgacatttagaaTACTGATCGCACGCTGAGAATCTGTCATTTTGTAGGTTATTATGTAGAATTTAATGGTACAAAcggatttgagattgatgCTGTCAGTAAAAAAGCGCAGTCCAACTTCATTTTTTACCAAagaattccatacaaaaattgaGTCGCGTACACGGCctgtcaaaatcggtcaagtttCTTGATTTATAATCGattttcgattaaaaaaattgtaacggCCATAGTATGCCAtaagcgtcgaaagctttggccttaaaattgaaagaatgaGTTTGAGTCGTTTGAGTTGACCTACCGTCGTCCCTTGGCTGATACTATCTGAAGTATTTATCCTACTcaacaaatatttacaatttttctaattttaaaattttaaattaaattttgaaaaaaaaaataaaattaggaaaagaaatcttttcaaaCCAAGTTAACGTAGTTTTGCTTGGATCCACCGATGCGCGCCAGAGTAagacaaatatatattttttgatacGATAGAACGTTTTGTAATTCTTGCATCTCACTCTCtccaatgaaaaatcttctatATTTGTCTCTTTCTTCATCTCTGACAGttgtttgtttacattttttgacaCGCGAAAGTTCGGCGAGttgagaaaatcgtgaaaattcctcaaaaattaggaaaatttgtggaaaattgtgatttttctcacaagaAAAGCCACAAAAATGGGCGGAGAGTCCAAGGCGGAGTACATAATACAGCAACTCAATGTGGggaatgcaaagaaaattgcccTGCTGATGGTGTTGGCTTTTATCTTCTTTCACGGCTTGATTCACGTTCGCTACGGTAAGGATTTTCCGGGATTTTCTGCTTTTTCCTGGAAGATAATTTGTTCTTTTGATCCTCCGTCCCATAGGCACAGATTCGTGCAAGTGGTTGCTGTCACGGGGGCGGTTCAAGGGGGACAAGGAGTGGCAACCGTACGGTTGTATGATGCATCGATACTCCCAGCAAGACACCCGACGATGTTTCCGCTACCTGGCCTTCTGGGGCAATGAGAATCACTTTGTCTTCATCGGTGACACACGTCTCCGGATGCTGTATGAAGCCTTCATCAATCACCTCCATCCGAGTGACGATGACAACGGGAGTCTCGTGGATTCACCGGCAAATCTCGAATTTTTGGACATGAAACTGAAGCTTCGGGTTAACTATATTTATGCCAATGACGTTGCCCGTGGGATGGTGGAGGAATTCTCAACGTGGCGCAAGGATGAAGATCCTCCGTCATTGATTGTGGCCAGCTGTACGTATGGGACCTTCCAGGCGGGCAATACAACGGAGGAGATTATCAAGAGTTTTGCCCTAAATATGACGCATCTTGTGCGACCAATGGAGGAGGTATTGGGGAAGAAAGTTCACGTGCTGTGGAAGCTACAGGATCCCATTGTGGAGGATAAGGCGCCCAAGGAGTGGAAGGGTTTGACGAATGATGACATTGATGCAATTAATCGTGCCACACAGGGTGTCCTGAAGTACACAACAGTACCCCTTTGGGCATCCTCACGGCTCATTGCGCAGGGATTGCTGGATGAGGCTGTGGATGGCGTCCACCTGGGCCCTCTGGCGCTGAGGCATGATGTTCAGATTCTCCTCAATATGTACTGCAATGACTACATGAATTTCAACGATGGCACATGCTGCAGTAGTGCTGAACCCTACACAATCCTCCAGGTTGTCACGTATGCCATCCTCGGGGTGTGTGTTGCCCTCTCCGTGGCTATGCTCCTCCGTCGATGGATGCAGCAGCTACGCGGTCAAACACTCTACACGCCCCTCAATCAACCCGGTAATGCTGACGCAACATCACCCATCTATGCCCTGGCAACTCTTGCCTTCATCATGGGCTACTTCTACCTGTGCGATCGCACGAATTTCTTCATGaaggaaaacaaatattaCTCAGAGTTTAGCTTCTGGATTCCCGTTGGGTGAGTTTTCTcgtttttcttgtaattttctcaCGTGCTGTcgcttttttgttgttgctgttgCCCTCTCTCCTTTTGCAAATAAGCACTTTTTGTGCGAAATTGAACGTGAAATTTAGCTGTAATAGACAAAGCTGTGCGCGATTGTTTACTTCCGTCAATTCTCCTGACACAACATCTTTGTTGTTCTTGTTGTTGctcgaaaaaaaagtcaatcataaagCGTCCacttataagagttggtgtcccacaacgtgtagaagttttaGTGCAGCAGATCCGGCGTTTAGCCTCGAAATAATGAAACTAGGACATGTGTaggctcaatttttttcaggatCGGATTTAATTTGATCCAGATCAATTTTCCGTTGAAATTGGGGTCATACAGGTCGAGGGATTTGAGAAAAGTCTCATGTTGACTTTCCAACTCACCTGGAaaagtgatatttttttttttaccttttttggCTACAAAAAATGCACTTTTTTCACATTGCACTGCCCTTTGGCTGATTTATATGCCACTTACTACTTATTacttatttctttaataaaaaaaagcataaaatgcacTAAGAACAAcacaaaaacataaattatttaaaaaaaaaaagacacaagAAACATAAATTTGTCAAATCTTATCTATTTTTATGACCACCCGTGGCGTCActtgtttcattttattccaattcttggaaaattgtatGGTGAAAATCATCATGAGACTTTTCTCAAATCCCTCAACATATATTACCTCAATTTCAACGGGAAATCAATCAGAATCAAATTGAAAGTTGATCCTAAGAAAATTGAGACTAAACATgtcttattttattatttagagGTTGAGGTTAAAAATCCTATTAGTTCTGCTGAACTATattaggcaaagttgattgaattggataaaaatggtcatatctcgaattctataagacctacagaaatttcttaacaCGTTATGGAAAGATCTTGAAAAAAGCTataatttgggaaatattaagatacttttcaaggtcacctccagaacacaaaattgcggctttgtgttttattaaaacagtttttcgcatttttcacTAACAAGGAATAGTTTTAGAGGTTTCAGAtattctagaaagttgtagagttttgcaaaacctttaatttggtACCAAGATAagcaaaatcgatcaagcagttcaggagatacgactcttagaacttttgaaaatacaagaaTATTTCTAAtcgctatatcttctaaacggcggcatagattttcttcattttcgggctggtgaaagatattgagtccagctacaaaatataaaaatttaaaggaaaacaatAACAGATATTCGGAgttattgccccttaaagttaggcaatttttgtttttgattttagcgcctcttgtggccattttttgaacttggaatattttagagagttgtagggcttcttgaaacctttcatttgagcatgagttggtcaaaatcggtcaagtcattctcgagttatatcgaaaaaacactttttgctttagaccgccatatttgctaaacagcttgaccgattttcaagtatgaattatcgatgaaaacgtctcactgaaccttaaaacatactaaaatttcagtcTTCTAGCTATAGGGGAAGTTgttgatggtagttcaaaatggcggacggcggccattttagattttgaaaatgcgaaaaaatgaaattttacacccacattttcattgaaaacttcaaacccgaggTCTTTATGTCTTACCGTTCTCAATTTataaacgtgctcataccaagttttagcctgatctgaggtggtcgttattttccgacgattacaatacttggtgttggccacaaagtggaacaccaactaattctcTCGAGTTCTTTTTTCATGCAACAATGCTTCTCTCTATGCGAACAGGTATGTGTTTGCCCTGGGACTCTTCTTCACGGAGGATAGTCGCTTCACAAAGGTCCTCCATCGTGATGAAACGGATGAGCTCAAGGGATGGATGCAGCTTGTTATTCTTGTGTATCACATGACGGGCGCTGAACGAATCCTTCCCATTCATATGCACATAAAAGTCCTCATTAGTGGTTACCTCTTCCTCTCGGGCTACGGGCATTTCACCTACATGTGGCAAACAGGCAATGCGGGCCTCGTGCGCTTCTTCCAGATCCTCTTTCGCCTGAATTTTGTCACAATTCTCCTTTGCCTGTGCATGAACCGTCCCTACCAGTTCTACTACTTTGTCCCATTGATCTCCTTCTGGTACTGCCTCATCTACGTCGTACTGGCACTTCCGCCACACATCACAGCAGCCACAGTTGACGCCAATCCGTATCAATATCTCTACTTGGCGGCTAAATTTGTGAGCCTCCTCGCAGTTAGCACCATCTTCTACATGTCTGAGGTCTTTTTTGAGCGCATCTTCGTCACGCGACCCTGGAAAGCACTCTTCGTGACCACAGACGATGACATCCATGAATGGTGGTACCGCTGGAAGCTCGATAGGTGAGTCTAAAACATATCTCCAACATTCTCTTTCTGGTTTTAATcgtttttaatttgcaaagaaaactcGCACGTGCTCTTAAGCGGAGGAGTATTGTAATTAATcgaataattgaatttatgatttttattccctAAGAAAAAGGACTCTATTCATTTACGCGTGTAATTAcacaatttacaaaaataccCCAGATACAATATtctgttgaaaattaaaataaattaataaatattttatttaagttgAGTTTCAATCGTGGAAAAAGTGGAAAACTATCGAGAATTTGCTAAAAACTTGCACATGTCCATAAGCCACACCCCCTTCATATTGCAAGtatacaactttttttttttctttaaagcatatgcttcgaCTAACgactttttaaagaatttatttctttttgtttttaataatatgCCGTACATAGAAGATAGTAATTTATGCAATGCTGACTGTGTTGCGTTAACAGATATGCACcactgaagcatatgcattaCGCACTGAATAAGCAGAAAAATGAGGTAGGTACGATAGGGCATCAAGGGGGTAGCCAGGGGGGTTGTTTGGGTGTTTAATCATTCCCATAAACGTTCAGGAAGTTCgggttttttattaaaaaaaaattaaaagaattaattttcatgccaaaaagtagattaaaaaaaaagaaagagaatttttaaacgtttttataaaacatcaaacgtttaagtaaaaaaaaaaaacaagaaacatTTACAACAAACGTTagacgttagaaaataatcgtTAAAAGATGATGTAATCGACCGTAAAtaattgtttaagaaaataagaagacggattttcggtcttatTTTAGGTTAATGATTTTATCGTTAAATGTTAAGAAAtatgtcaaattttaaaaatgaaa from Lutzomyia longipalpis isolate SR_M1_2022 chromosome 4, ASM2433408v1 encodes:
- the LOC129794938 gene encoding gamma-aminobutyric acid receptor-associated protein, with amino-acid sequence MKFQYKEEHPFEKRRAEGDKIRRKYPDRVPVIVEKAPKARIGDLDKKKYLVPSDLTVGQFYFLIRKRIHLRPEDALFFFVNNVIPPTSASMGSLYQEHHEEDCFLYIVYSDENVYGKRF
- the LOC129794927 gene encoding protein FAM151B translates to MILLAAISVLLVQGITMVVGAENLTAITWAHAVNSQELLTATLASNIDMIEADIVLGHLISDPNGPEIPVMGHPPVNTSDISLSSFLQQILDHNGQNAGRTKGVKLDFKSTEVFTGSLAMLTDLWSFMNYPVWLNADIIRGPVNNTGTNPVDANSFLSGCRAFPEAILSIGWTTRWGPDFTEGTYTDDQIDSMSSAIRDNGIPRSSHPITFPVRAGIAAQSQTQLTNLMKAFNETNTVTLTIWSSENDNVDVAKLRSLIFAVGIDKVYVDVPKDLLDQLDLGNPGNGARKLAQLTIMSFFCLSMALFISHLLAK
- the LOC129794924 gene encoding guanine nucleotide-binding protein subunit beta-2; the protein is MGKDDAEVAALRDELKGLYEQLKEEQKKVADCSLVDKCGDVGGVSKLHITTKKFLKGHINKVNSVHFAGDSRHCVTGSLDGKLIIWDTWTGNKVQVIPLRSSWVMSVAFSTSGNFVACGGMDNMCTVYDLNNRDATGTAKIVRELAGYEGFLSSCRFLDDRNILTGSGDMKICVWELETGKKTADFEAHAGDVVSISLSPDGKQYVTGSVDKTCKLWDVREQSPRQTFYGHEADVNSVCFHPGGQAFATASEDKTARLFDIRSDQQVCQYEPPNKSSGFTSCALSLSGRYILCGSDDNNIHYWDTLKGNHLGSLPGHENRVTSISMSPNGMALASCSWDNNVRIWV
- the LOC129794884 gene encoding N-acetylneuraminate 9-O-acetyltransferase, yielding MGGESKAEYIIQQLNVGNAKKIALLMVLAFIFFHGLIHVRYGTDSCKWLLSRGRFKGDKEWQPYGCMMHRYSQQDTRRCFRYLAFWGNENHFVFIGDTRLRMLYEAFINHLHPSDDDNGSLVDSPANLEFLDMKLKLRVNYIYANDVARGMVEEFSTWRKDEDPPSLIVASCTYGTFQAGNTTEEIIKSFALNMTHLVRPMEEVLGKKVHVLWKLQDPIVEDKAPKEWKGLTNDDIDAINRATQGVLKYTTVPLWASSRLIAQGLLDEAVDGVHLGPLALRHDVQILLNMYCNDYMNFNDGTCCSSAEPYTILQVVTYAILGVCVALSVAMLLRRWMQQLRGQTLYTPLNQPGNADATSPIYALATLAFIMGYFYLCDRTNFFMKENKYYSEFSFWIPVGYVFALGLFFTEDSRFTKVLHRDETDELKGWMQLVILVYHMTGAERILPIHMHIKVLISGYLFLSGYGHFTYMWQTGNAGLVRFFQILFRLNFVTILLCLCMNRPYQFYYFVPLISFWYCLIYVVLALPPHITAATVDANPYQYLYLAAKFVSLLAVSTIFYMSEVFFERIFVTRPWKALFVTTDDDIHEWWYRWKLDRYTITSGMVFAAIFHVAQKYAVFDDNNHGNLFSRRISLTATLAAVGGVGFYTTFSFLCRNKQECEEIHSYIVFIPIIGYIVLRNISGILRTRYSSFFAWFGRISLELFICQYHIWLAADRHGVLVLLPGFPTLNVIITSFIFICASHEVHRLTLVLLPYAVPSDWKLAVRNFVAFLIILIPIARYDGMF